In the Rhizobium sp. SSA_523 genome, ATCGGCACGATGATGGAGCATATGTGGGTCTATGACGGCGACGTGTCCGAAGACGGCTCGACGCTCAGCCTCTACACGACCGGCCCGAGCTTTGACGACCCGTCCGTCACCCAGGCCTATCGCGAAGAGATCATCTTCACCGGTGACGATACCCGGATTTTCACCTCCAGCGCCAAACAGCCGGATGGCGGCTGGCACACCTTCATGCGCGCCGATTACAAGCGGCTCGCCTGACGCAAGCTGACCGGCCCTGTCCGGCGTCACACGGATGTCAGGCAAGTCGCGTCTATGATGCGCCTGATCTCTCTCAACAGCCTCTGGCAAAGGATCGTTCGATGCCCTCTCCCAACCATGGCACCTTCATCTGGTGCGAACTGATGACGACCGACATGAACAAGGCCGCCGCCTTTTACGGCTCCGTCATCGGCTGGAACGCGAAGACAATGCCCATGCCCGATATGGAGGGCGAGGATTACGGCATATTCGACACGCGGGCCGGCGACGAGGATTGCGGCGTGGCCGGCTTCATGACGCTTCCGCCGGAGATGGCGGGGCAGATCCCGCCGAATTGGACCGGTTATATCGGTGTGGACGATGTGGATGACATGGTGGCCCGCTTCAAGGCGGAGGGAGGCTCGGTGCGCAAGGAGGCTTTCGATGTCCCCGGCGTCGGGCGCATGGCGGTGGTGGCCGATCCGCACGGCGCGGTCTTGTGCATCATGACGCCGCTGCCGATGGACAATCCGCCGCCAATGGCGCCGATCGGGTCGCCCGGCACATTCGGGTGGCAGGAACTCTATGCCGGCGATGGCCGCGAGGCGCTGGCCTTTTACGGCAGGATGTTCGGCTGGACGCTGGACCATGCCATGCCGATGGGGGAAATGGGCGATTACCTGATCTTTTCCCATCAGGGACGCCAGGTCGGCGGCATGATGACGCGTCCGCCCACAGTGCCTGTGCCGTGCTGGTCCTATTACATCAACGTGCCCTCCGTGACCGAGGCGGCCGAAAAGATCAGCAAGGGCGGCGGCACCGTGGTTTTCGGCCCGCAGGACGTGCCGGGCGGCAGCCAGATCGTTCAGGCCATGGATCCGCAGGGCGCCTTCTTTGCCGTGGTCTCACCGGCCTGAGGACAGCCCACCCGCCTCCCTTTGGCGCTCGCGCAGCGGCAGCACGACGCCGCGCGAGGCGCAATAGGCCAGAAGCGACAGCATGATGGCCGCGCCCCAGAGCCAGAAGATCGCATGGCCGGGCTGAAGCGTTCAGGAACAAGATCGAACATCAAGCCGGCAAGGAGAAGGACAAAAGCGCAGGATCCCCTTGTATAGAAGGCAGCGAATCAGCCATTATACAGTAAATGGTTCGCTTATATCTTCATATTACTGTTATATTTTTGAAGATATTAGAATAAAATACAAGGAAGATATGACGCAGCTGCTTTTCTCCCTTCCCGTGCATGAACGGCCGGATATCGTCCGCGGGCAGATCGAAAACATCAATTTCTTCGCGCCGGGATCGCATATTGTCATTCACATTGCGCAGCTGGCGGCGGATCTGCGCGATGAATTCCTGCAGTTTTGCGCTTTCGACAATGTCACCATCAATCCCGCCTGCCTCGAAACCGTCTGGTCGAGCGGCATTCTGCACACCCATGTCAGCAATTTCGAGCATGCAAGGCAAATCGGCATCGGCTTCGACAAGATCGTCCTGATCTCCTCCAATGAAATGCTGATCAAGCCGGGGATCAGCGATTATCTGTCGCCCCTTCCGGTCGGCGCCCAGACCGAGGTCTTCGACGATGCGGAAGACTGGGCGGTGTTCGATCGTGACCATCTGGCGCTGCCTGCCATGCAGAAATTCCTGGCGAAGCTGGATCTCCCTGTCTTTTTCGGCGGTCAGGCGGAAGGACAGTTCTTTCACGCCAATATCTTCGAGTTCATTTCCGAGCTCTACCAGGAATTCTTCCCCATGGGCCCGGTGGGGTTCCCGATCGAGGAAGTCGTTCCGCCGACCATTGCGGCGCGCCTGTCGCTCTTGGGCGTCGATATCGCGCCGCCGGTCACGCTGTGCGATTATTGCATCGACACCAAGATCAACCCCGCCCTCATCGAGCAGATCCGCCGCGGAACCGGCACGATCTTCGGGCGGCGGACGCCGCGCATGCTCAAGCCGCCCCATCTCAACCGATCGCTGCTGGCAGGCGTTTTCAGCGTCAAGCGCGTGCCGCGCGAGGATTGCGAGCTGAGGCGCTATATTTGCGGGCTGATGCGCCATCCCGCCGATCCCGTCCTGCAGACCGCCTGAGCGCGTGAGCGCGTGGACGCCTGAGCGCGGGCTGACGATGCCGCCCGCCGCCGCCTGTGCAAGGCGAAGGGAATCATCTAGCGTCGGCTTTGCTAATATCATGGCCGATGATGGTTTTCAGCGGCCCGCATCGATCATTGAAGAGGCGGGCATTCTTCTCGTTGGCATAGTCACGCTCTTGCAAACGATGAGGATATCGGATGACGCGGTTGTTGTTCTCGCTACCCGTGCATGAAAAGCCGGACATTGTCCGGGACCAGATCGACAACATCAATTATTTCGCGCCCGGCTCGCAGATCATCATCCACATTGCGCAGCTGGCGGCCGGGCAGCGGGACGAGTTTCTGCGGCATTGCGATGTCGAGAACGTCACCTTCAATCCGGAGTCGCTGGAAACCGTCTGGTCGGGTGGAATCCTCCACACGCACATCAGCAACTTCGAACACGCGCAGGCGATCGACCTTCCCTTTGACCGGATCGTGCTGATCTCGTCCAACGAATTGCTGGTGAAGGAAGGCATCGGCGCGTATATGGACACCTGCCTGATCGGCGCACAGACGGAAGTCTACGAGGATTCCGCCGACTGGGGCGTGTTTCGCGAGGCTCATCTGCAGCTGCCGGGCATGCAGCGCTTTCTCGCCAAGCTCAACCTGCCGCTTTTCTTCGGCGGCCAGGCGGAGGGCCAGTTCTTTCCCAAGAATATCTTCCAGATCCTGTCCAATACCTATCGCGAGTGCTTTCCCATGGGCCCGATCGGCTTTCCGATCGAGGAAGTGGTGCCCGCCACCGTGGCGGCGCGCTTCGCCTTTACCGGCGTCGACGTGGTGCCGCCCATTACCTTCTGCGATTACTGCACCAATCTCGAGATCGGACCGGATTTCGTCGAGCAGATCCGCCGCGGAAACGGCAGCATCTTCGCGCGCAAGGTGCCGCGTGCGCTGCAATCGCCGCATGTCAACAAATCCGTGCTGAAGAGCGTCTTCAGCGTCAAGCGCGTGCCGCGGGAGGATTGCGATCTGCGCCGCTATATCCGCGGCCTGATGCAATAGCGCAGGCCTGGTTCGGACCGGATCGGTTCGGTCCGGATCAGTTCTCGAACCGCAGCTTCATGCCGAGCCGCGGATCGGAGGGCACGAGTTCCAGCGCATGGGCGGTCGAGAAGGGAACCGATGCGTCCGGCGCGCTGACGATCCCGTAGCGCCCGAGCGGCAGGTCGAAAATGATGCGATCGACCGGCAGGCCGAGATCCGACAGGCGCGCCTGCGTCCGCTGGCGCTCGCTTTCCGGCCGGGTGGACAGAAAGACGATGGAATGGCCTTCCGCCAGCAATTGCCGGGTCGCCGCCACCGCTTCCTCGATAGCCGGAACCTGATCGTAATGCGGCGCGAAATAGGCGCTGCCATGGCCGAAGATGAAGCCGTCGATCAGCACGAAATAGGTGTTCTGCCGCTGGAGCTTCTGCCGCCATTCGCGGATCGTCCCCCAATCCTCGTAGTCGCTGACGAAGCGGGTGGAGCAGAAGGCGCCACCGACGATCAGATGGGCGATGATATCGGAGGTATAGATCTCCCGCGGCGCCTGATCGCTCCCGCCGCTCAGGCTGCGATAGGCTTCCAGGTAATGCGCCGGATCGCGGAAAAAATAACCGCCGACCGAAAAGACATCGGAAATCACCTGCTTCTCGACGATGGAGAGGATGAGGCCGGCCTCGTTGGTACGCACATAGCTCTTGTTGCGGGGATTGATACTGTCGAAATGGTTGAGCGATTCGACGCTGACATAGTTATAGGCCTGCTCAATGTCGGAAAGCGCGAAACTATTGTCGCTGTCCTTGACGAGAAAGGGTTCCGAAAGACCCGTCTGCTGCAATGTCCTGGCCACCGTCTCGGGCTGGCTGGCGGTCGGCTGGTCCAGAACCACGACTTCGATCCGCCGCCCGAAGGCCGCCCGCAGGCCGGCGCGCGCATCATATTTCTCGTCGTGCTCGCGAAGGATCGTGACGATCAGGTCGTCCAGATTGAAATCCAGCCGCCGCACGGCTTCGGTGATCATCGGGCGGCCATTGCTGCAGGGCAGCATCCATTTGGGCGCCATGCCGGGAAAGCGGCTGGAGCGGCCTCCGCA is a window encoding:
- a CDS encoding DUF1579 domain-containing protein; its protein translation is MTMPKPRAEHAFLQRLVGRWQVSAADMTDGEDWIEEVRSLHDLWFVAEGRGKMPGGAAATTVLTLGYNSQTGRYIGSWIGTMMEHMWVYDGDVSEDGSTLSLYTTGPSFDDPSVTQAYREEIIFTGDDTRIFTSSAKQPDGGWHTFMRADYKRLA
- a CDS encoding VOC family protein, which encodes MPSPNHGTFIWCELMTTDMNKAAAFYGSVIGWNAKTMPMPDMEGEDYGIFDTRAGDEDCGVAGFMTLPPEMAGQIPPNWTGYIGVDDVDDMVARFKAEGGSVRKEAFDVPGVGRMAVVADPHGAVLCIMTPLPMDNPPPMAPIGSPGTFGWQELYAGDGREALAFYGRMFGWTLDHAMPMGEMGDYLIFSHQGRQVGGMMTRPPTVPVPCWSYYINVPSVTEAAEKISKGGGTVVFGPQDVPGGSQIVQAMDPQGAFFAVVSPA
- a CDS encoding NTP transferase domain-containing protein: MKVIVPCGGRSSRFPGMAPKWMLPCSNGRPMITEAVRRLDFNLDDLIVTILREHDEKYDARAGLRAAFGRRIEVVVLDQPTASQPETVARTLQQTGLSEPFLVKDSDNSFALSDIEQAYNYVSVESLNHFDSINPRNKSYVRTNEAGLILSIVEKQVISDVFSVGGYFFRDPAHYLEAYRSLSGGSDQAPREIYTSDIIAHLIVGGAFCSTRFVSDYEDWGTIREWRQKLQRQNTYFVLIDGFIFGHGSAYFAPHYDQVPAIEEAVAATRQLLAEGHSIVFLSTRPESERQRTQARLSDLGLPVDRIIFDLPLGRYGIVSAPDASVPFSTAHALELVPSDPRLGMKLRFEN